One window of the Candidatus Zixiibacteriota bacterium genome contains the following:
- the clpP gene encoding ATP-dependent Clp endopeptidase proteolytic subunit ClpP — translation MTLVPFVIEQTGRGERAYDIFSRLLKDRIIFIGSPIDDNIANLVIAQLLFLDAEDPDKDINIYINSPGGIVTSGLAIYDTMQFVKPAVATTCVGLAASIAALLLAGGSKGKRAALPHSRVLIHQPWGGVQGQVSDIEIQTKEMRTVREILNDILSRHTGQPIDKIVKDTDRNYFMSPDEAKAYGLVDEVFQRKTK, via the coding sequence ATGACCCTGGTGCCGTTTGTTATCGAGCAGACCGGAAGAGGAGAAAGAGCCTATGACATCTTCTCGCGGCTTTTAAAAGACCGGATAATCTTCATCGGCTCGCCGATTGACGATAATATCGCCAACTTGGTGATCGCTCAACTGCTTTTCCTGGATGCAGAGGATCCGGACAAAGATATCAATATCTACATAAACTCACCTGGCGGGATTGTCACCTCCGGTCTGGCGATTTACGATACGATGCAGTTTGTCAAGCCGGCAGTTGCCACGACCTGTGTAGGGTTAGCTGCCAGCATAGCCGCGCTTCTTTTAGCCGGCGGGTCAAAAGGTAAAAGGGCAGCCCTGCCTCATTCCAGGGTATTGATCCATCAGCCCTGGGGAGGAGTTCAGGGACAGGTCAGCGATATCGAGATCCAGACTAAGGAGATGAGGACTGTCAGGGAGATTCTGAACGATATATTATCCCGGCATACTGGTCAACCCATAGATAAAATAGTCAAGGATACTGACCGCAACTACTTTATGTCTCCGGATGAGGCTAAAGCTTACGGTCTGGTAGATGAGGTTTTCCAGAGGAAGACAAAATAG